The following DNA comes from Nitrospira sp..
TTTGATGGAATAGAGAAGTGCATAGGGAAAGCGTGGGACGAGTCGGCGGCGGATCGTCTTGGTGATCAGCGGAGCGGCCTCAGGAAAATTCGCGGCGCCGTGAGTGCAACGCTCGACCTCGTCAAGAAATGCCTCTCCGAGCCCTGAACTTTCTGACTCGTAGTACTGTGCTGCTTCGTTCAACTCACGACGGGCTAATCGATGGTAGGAGACTCGCTCCATTCACTTCAGCTTGGCCCGTGCTTCACGGAACACGTCCGTCGCCGAAGCGCTGGAGTCCGGATGGGCATCCATATCCGCATCTCTGCGCTGAGCCTCCTCAGCCCAGAGCCGGGCATTCTCCTCTTCAGAAAGATTCTCCAGACTCTCCAAGAGCTTCCCAGCCAAGCGCGCGCGCGCCTTCGGATCGAGCTTCAATGCCTCGGCTTCAAGTTCCTTGATACTCATGGGCGCATTTTACACTAAACCACGTGGTTGGACCAGACGGTATCTCGATCGCTTCCCTCACAGCAGACGAAAGTTCGGGGCATGTTTCTATTAAACACTTGCAGCAAACACTGCCTTCTCAACACCCCCACCCTCGCATTTCAATAGACCAGACAGAAGCATCGATACGTTCCACCTCCGCTTCAGGGTGGAACTCCAGCTTCATTTCTTCAGACGAGCGCGAAGATGATCGAACACCTGCTGGACAGGAACCAACTGGACCTTCCCCTCTGCGATCTCTCGATGACGACGCTGGGCTTCCCTCAACCAGGCCTGTTCGACATCGGTGTCGGTCGGGCCGTCGAGTTCACCGATCAGAACCCTCAACAACTCGGTCTTATCCTCGAAACTCAGCGACCGAATCATTGCTTTGACCTCGGCAACATTGCTCGACATAGCGACATCCACGTCCCAATTCAAGCCCGCGTTTCCTACACAAAAAGGACTCTAACCAGCAGCTTAAGAGATGTCAAATCATCGCTCAAGCGCACCTCAAACAGCCCCTCCCCCCACACTCATCCAAGCGGGCGGCGGTGTGGCGTTCTCCTGCGGGCATTGAGCGAGCACTTCTTTTTCTTCCTCCTTAAGCAGGCGGCCTGGAGGTCTCCTCACTGCGCGCATCCAACGAGGGCCTTCTGAGGCCGCGCGTTGGGCGAGCACAGAAGACGACCAGGCTGCCCCGCGCCCTACCCCATCACCGCCGACCCATGATGATGAATCATGAGCCACTCGTCGCCGATGCGTTCGAAGAGGTTTGTCGCGAGCACTTTGGCCTCTTGCGGCTCGTCGGATTGCTGGCTGGTGATGCTTTCGACGCAGATCACCCAGGCCATGTCGCCTGCGACCTGGATCATGACCTCGGACAATTCAAATTGCATGGAGAACGTATTGTTGAAAATCAGCACCCAGGAGTCGCGCACTTCGGGCCAGTCCGACCGGAGTGTCCAGCCGGGATGAATACAGGTGACATATTCCTGGTGCGCCCAGATGCGATCCATCTTGGCGATATCGAGGCTCCCGAAGGCCTCGTAAAAGGCTTGATTGGCTTTGGTCACTTCGTCGATGCGTTGTTCGAGCATGCGGCCTCCTCCGTGAGAGGGGCATCATACTGCAATCACCGTCAGGAGGGCGAGGAGAGAATCATGGTCAGAGGCAGTGAGCCGGCGTCTCAACTGGAGGGTCTGGCGCGAACGATCTCCTGAATCAGCAGGGGAAACTCTTCCCGCAGATGGTGCTTATCAATGGCCTGGTCGACCAACGGCATCCTCCGCGCAACGGCGAGATGGACTTCGTCGAAGGACATAATGACCACGCGCACGGACGAATTCCATTGTTTGATCGGTTCGACGGCTTCGATGCCGCCCATGTCGGGCATATTCGCATCGAGCAACACCAGCTCAGGTCGCCGTTCAGGGAGGACGCTGAGGGCCTCTCTGGCCGATCCGCAGATCCCGACCACCTTCACCAGCGGCACCCCGCTCAGCCAGTCCTCTAAAGCGCGGAGAAGAACCTGATGATCGTCGACCACCAGAACCCGGATCGGGCCTCCCGCTGGACGGTGGTTATTTTCAGGAAGCATCTGGAGTGAGCCCCTGAGGTGGCCAGGGAACTCCGACACCGAATTGCCTCGCCATCTTATAGATCCCGATCATCGACTCGGCGCGCAAGCGGGCCTGCTCATCCGTCGACAAATTGGTCGAGACCCAGCCTTGCGGCTCGCGCCGAAAGATCCGAAACGGCCTGGGAGCATCGCCGGCCTCGGACTCGCCGGTCACCAAATACTCTTCCCCTTGAGGCCCCTTCACCAAGAGTCCAATGACAACCATCACGCACGCCCTCATATGAAACATTCAGGGGCGATCGCCCGTCAGGGAGATAGTCTTACCAGATGCCTCCCTCCCTACCCAGTGAGGAAATTCCTGATGGGACATCTTTCCCAGTACCAGCATCGTGAACGGGAACCGCTGGGCTTTATGAGGAGGGATGGACCAACCCGACCTGGATCGCAAACCGGACGAGCCCGGCGACATCATGGATATCCAGCCGCTCCATCAGCTGGGAACGATGCGTTTCAACCGTTTTAGCGCTGAGACTCAATCGAAAGGCAATTTCTTTGGTGGAATGACCTTCGGCGATAAGCTGCAAAATCTCCCGCTGACGCGGGCTGAGCCGATCGAGCGGATTGAGCGGACGCCCCCCTTCATGCTGATAGGCCTCAATCGCATACCGCGCCACCGAGGGAGTCAGATAAGGCTCGCCCTTGCCGACCGTTCTGATCGCCAGCTCCAGTTCCTGAATGTCGGCGCCCTTCAACAAGTACCCTGTCACTCCGGCCTTCAAGGCCTGGCGAAGGTACTCTTCATTGGCATGCATCGATAAGATGACCACCTTGACCTTCGGCCAGCTCTTCGTAATCCGGCCGGCGGCTTCCAACCCATTCAGCCCAGGCATCGCAATGTCCATGAGCACCAAATCGGGCTGATGCGTCTCCACCGCCTTCACCGCGGCCTGCCCATCGCTGACCTCGGCCACCACCGTGACGCCGCCCATCTTATCCAGGAGCGCATGAATCCCGGCTCTGACCAGCTGGTGATCTTCGGCCAACAGCACGCGGACCTTCGTCATAACGACAAGGCCTCCTGCTGCGGCTCGGTCAGCGGGACGGAGAAGACCAAGGACGTTCCTTGCCCGATCGTCGATTGAACCCGCATGATGCCTCCCACAAGGCTGACCCGTTCCTCCATCCCCAACATCCCCAGGCTCAACCCCTGGTGGGCTCGGACTCGCATGGCCGCCACGTTGAACCCGCACCCGTCGTCCTGCACCACCACGCGCACCTGTTCGGAAGCCACCGCCAGGGAGAGCGAGACCGATGTGGCCTTGGCATGGCGAGCGATATTGGTCATCGCCTCCTGCACGACGCGAAAACAGGCAATGCTCCGCGAACCCGTCAAAATCAGCGGGGCCTCGTCCAGATGCAGATGCAGCTTCCAGCCGGCCCGCTCCGCCTGTTTGGTCGCGTACCAGCGCAGGGCCGGCACCAGCCCGAGGTCGTCCAATAGCGAGGGCCGCAGATCCAGCGCCAGGCTCCGAACTCGGACCAACAGCTGGTCGCTGATCTCGATGCTTTCGTTCAACTCCGTCGAAGACGCTGTCCCTGGCCCGTCACGCTGCACCTGTTGCAAGTTCAGTTTGAGCGCCGTCAGGACCTGGCCGATTTCGTCGTGAAGATCCTGCGCGACGGCGCGACGCTCCGCTTCCTGCGCGTCGAAGAGGCGCTGAGCCAGCGTCCGGGCCCGCACGGTGGCGTCGCCGAGTTCAGCGGTCCGCTCGGCCACGCGCAACTCCAGCATGGCATGCGCCTCGCGGAGCAGATCTTCCGCCTTTCTCCATTCCGTCACATCGTCGACGACAAATGAACACCGCACCGCCCCATCGGCTGCCTGGCCGATCATCGACACCGTCGCCAGCAACGATCGCCGTTCACCCTGGCCGCCTCGCGCATCATCGTGCTCGTACTCGAACCGCACCGGTGACTGCTCCGTGATACAAAGACGATAGTGAGTCATCCACAGGCGAGCCAATTTCCTCGGCACACCCAGCTGAGAACAGAGCCGCCCGTTCATCCTGTCCGGAGTGGTGCCAAAGAGCCTGGCGGTGGCACGATTGCTGGACAGATGCCGGACGTCGTCGTCGAGCACCTCCACTACGCCCATCATGAGCGCCGCACTTTCGAAGAACGCCCGCAACATCCCTTCGCTTTCCTTGAGCGAGGCCTCCGCTGCTTTCCTGGCGGTGATGTCGTGCGCGATGGTGGACAGACCCACGACGGAACCGAACTGGTCCCGAATCGGGGAGCGGCTCAGCGCCAACGCGATCACAGATCCATCACGATGCGGCCACGCCGTCTCATACGGAGACACCGCGATGCCAGACAGCAGTTGCCGGCTCTTCTCAGCTTCTTCGGCCGCCTGCTCCGATGCCATGATTGCGCTCAGAGGGTGACCGATCCGTTCAGGAGCGCCATAGCCGAACAGACGCTCCGCGGCCCCATTCCAGCTGGTGACCATGCCATTGAGATCCTGGCTGATAATCGCATCCCCCGAGGAATCGACGATGGCGGCCAACTGCCTGGTCCCACGATCCACTAAGATGGTACGGCTCCGAATCACAAGAACCGCAATCACCCAGAAGAGGACGGCGCTGAGCGACCGGTTCAGGAAGGCCACCTCCACCGGAATGCCGGGTGGAGAGAGAACCAATCCGAGATAGGTTGTCAGCGTCGCCAGGCCCGCGACCAGATAGGCAGACCGTTCCTGCTCCAACCAGAGCGTGAGCACAATCGGCACCGTATAGAGGAGGAATACCTGATACCCCAGGGGCGTGAGGTAATCGAGCAGGAACGTCCCTGCCAGCATCAAGGCGATCGCGATATGGATGGTCCGAGTCGTCATAGACCTTGGGTCAGGCAATGCGGCCTGTCGGCCTTGGAACGGCAGGGAAAATGAGGCCCAGGACCTGTGCGGCACAGATAAGCGCGCATGGATGGGGCGCATCGTACAGGAAAGGCCCTACTAGAAGCAGTACTAGGGCCGTTATTCCAGATCAGGAATTTCCTGATAGGTAAACACCCTACTCCTGAGTACGCTCCGAATCGGCCGGCAGCTTCGTGGATCGATCGACGGCCCAGACACCGGCGAGGATTAGCGCAATCCCGATGAACTCCACCGGACCGACCGGCTCATACAGAATCAGCGCTGAAAGCGCGACCGCGGCCACCGGCGTGAGGTTGCCGAGGATCGACGCCCGGGAGGGCCCGATCCCTTGAACCCCGAACAACCAGGCTTGCTGCGCCACAGCCGTCGCGAAGACGACGAGATACCCGAGCGCCAGCCAATCCGGCACCGTTACCGAAGCCGCGCCGGCATCGAGCATCTTGCGATCCGTCCACAAGAGAGGAATCTGCAGCACGGTCGCCACCAACAACGTCGTCCAATTCACCGTGAGCGGCGAGATCCGGTCCATCACGGCGCGGCTGCCGATGCTATAGAGCGCCCAACTGACCACGCCCAGGAACACCAACAGACTGCCTAACACCGGATGTTCGCCGGCTGCCTGAAAGCCCGCAATCGACACCAGCGCCACACCGGCGCAAGACAGCAGCCCCCCGGCCCACACCGATCGGAGCGGCACATCCTGAATCATCACGGCCGACAGCAGCGCCGTGACCACGGGAGCCGACCCGATAATCACGCCCGCCACCGCCCCGCTCACATACTTCAGCCCCATCAGAATCAACAGATGATTGCCCAACACCCCAAGCCCGAGCAGAAAGAGTGTGCGGATGTCGCCCCCGGACAACTTGGCCAGCGCCCCCTCCTGCCACCACCAGGTCGTGAGCAGAATCGCCAGCCCGCCGATGTCGCGCAGCACGGACGCTTCGACGGCGGAGAAGGATCCCAGCGCCAGCTTTTGCGCGACAATCGACCCGCCCCACAGTACGGCGGCAAGCGCAAGGGCCCCATAGGCCGCGCCGATGGACGACGATTTCACGACACCGCCGCCTTCTTCCGAATCACCAGCACCCCGTCGCGGATCGTCACCAACACCGCCGTCACGCGGGGATCGCCGGCCACCGTCCGATTCAGTTCCTGGATCGCCGCCGTTTTCTCATCGGGCGGCGGCTGCTTCAGCACCTCGCCGTCCCACAGCACATTGTCGATCAGAATGACGCCGGCGGGCGACAACAGATCGAGCGCCCGGCGATAGTAGTTCAGGTAGTTGACCTTGTCGGCATCGATAAAAATGACATCGAACGGTCCGCTCAGCTCCCGCATGGTCTCCAGGGCTGGTCCAAGGCAGATCTCGATCTTCTTGCCGTGCGGGCTGTTGGCGAAATGCTTTCGTCCCAATGTCGCCGAAGATGCGTCGATCTCGCAGGTGATCACGCGCCCGTCATCGGGGAGCGCCTCGGCAAAACAGAGCGCGCTGTAGCCTGTGAACATGCCGATCTCCAGCACCCGCGTCGCCCCGACCAGCTGCGCCATCATTTTGAGAAACGCCCCTTCCAGCGGCCCGACGAGCATCTGCGCATACTCCATGGTTCGCTGGGTCTCCTCGCGGAGGGCACGGGCCACGTCGGATTCCAGCATGGAATGCGCCTGCGCATAGGCCTCGATCTCAGGGGCGACCAACGTCTTCATTCGCGATCCTTCCGCATCCTGTCGGCATCATTTGAAAAACCCTGCCCGCCTTGCGTAGACTGGCTGAAGAATCGAGATCTTAGCATACGCGAGGAGGCCGGACGTGAAGACTGTTGCGACGCTTGCACCACTGACAACCAAGCTGCTGGAAATCACCAGAATCAACAGCGCCGCATCCGTCTTGTCATGGGATCAGGAAACGCACATGCCGGCCGGCGGCGGGGAAGCGCGCGCGGAACAGATCGCCGTGCTCCAAGGCATCGCCCATGACAAACTCGTCTCCCCGGACGTCGAGCGGTTCCTCGCCGCCACCGTCGATCCGACGACGGGACAGGCCATCGATCAACCGGGCGATCTGTGGGACGAACCCTCGCGCTCGCTGCTGCGGGAAATCTGGCGGGACTTCAGCCGGGCAAAAAAGCTCCCCTCCGATTTTGTGGTCCGGCTCAGCCGGGAAACCTCTCTGGCGCAGCAGGTCTGGGCCGAGGCCAAAGAGCAGAACAACTTTCGCCAGTTTCTCCCCAACCTCCGCACGGTACTCGCGCTCAAACGGGAAGAGGCTGAATACCTCGGGTACAAGACCTCCCCCTACGATGCGCTGCTGGACGTCTACGAACCAGGGTCCACCATCGCCACGCTCCGGCCGTTGTTTGCGCAGATGAAAGCGCGACTCGTGCCGCTGCTCAAGCGCGTGACCCAGAGCCCGAATCAGATCGACGACAGCATCCTCCGGCATTCGTACGATCAGGCCCGGCAGCTGGAATTCGGCCGGCTTGTGCTGATCGCCATGGGCTATGATTTTGAGCGCGGACGGCTGGACCTCTCCGCCCATCCGTTCACGACATCGTTCCATCCGACCGACGTGCGCGTGACCACGCGCGTCCATGAGCACGAACTGCAATCCTGCCTCTTCAGTTGCATTCACGAGGGCGGCCATGGCCTCTACGATCAGGGACTCGACCAGCGCTACTTCGGCACGCCGCTCGGAGAATCCGTGTCGCTCGGCATCCATGAGAGCCAGTCGCGCATGTGGGAAAACTGCGTGGGGCGCTCGCGGGCCTTCTGGCAATTCTTTTACCCGATCCTGCAACAGACGTTTCACCACCAATTGCGCGGCATCGATCTGGAGCACTTCTATGCCGCCATCAATTGCGTGAAGCCCTCCTTCATCCGCGTCGAGGCCGACGAGCTGACCTACAATCTGCACATCATGCTGCGCTTCGAAATCGAGCAGGATCTCATCGAAGGCCGGACACAACCGGACGATCTGCCCGGCATCTGGGATCAGAAGATGCAGGACTATCTCGGCATCACGCCCCCGACTGATGCCGAAGGCGTGTTGCAAGACGTGCATTGGTCGTTCGGCGCCTTCGGCTACTTCCCGACCTATACGCTGGGCAACCTCTATTCGGTCCAGTTCTTCGAACAGGCCAAGCTGGAGATTCCCTACCTGGACGATGAAATCGCGGCCGGCCAATTGCTGGTACTGCGCCGCTGGCTGGAGCAAAAGATCCATCGCTGGGGCCGCACGTTCACCCCGGACCACCTCGCCCAGCGCGTGACAGGGAAAAGCATCAACCCGGAGCCCTTCCTGACCTACCTCGAAAAGAAATACGGCGAGCTCTACAAACTGTAACATCCATCCGCCACCGACAGCGCCGACGACAATTGGCTCTACGCCAAAAGACCCTATCGCCCGGGTTGATAAATGGCTACCCTCCGCCTACGTGAGTTTCGTGATGTCCGTCATGGCCGGATGGCACAATAGAAGGCGCACGATGCCCCTCCAGGCCGGAGAAGAGCGCATTGGCGTACCTCCACCCATTTACTAAATCGGCAGGAACCATTGCATGCCCACGATTCTGCTTATTAGTGACGATGCCACCTTCCGAAACTCACTCCGCCAATCCATTGGGCAGGACGGAGCCGCCGTGCTCGGCGTCCCGAACACCCGAGCGATCCTCAGCCAACCGGGAGCGCGACAAGTGTCGGGGTACGACCTCATTGTCGCAGAGGTCCTCTCAACCGATCATGACGGACTCTCCCGGCTGGTCCTGTTCCGCAATCTGCACCCCAACACACCCTTCATCGCCGTGACGCGCGAAGACCAGGGAGCGGGGCTGGCCTATGGCGGAGCTGCCGCACGAGCCTTGCGCGCCTGGCACGTCCCGGTCACCGCGGACTCGCTCACCGAACTGACTGATACGGCTCTGCGCGCACTCAATGGCGACACCCCGCCCACGACAGCAGCCCACGCCTATTGAGCCACGTTCGAGCGGACAGCATCCCATTCATTCGCCCTCCACTCCATAACGGAACTGCCTATAGGCGTTATGGAGCAGACCGCAAATGAACTAATACCCCATCGCGAGGTTGAGCTTGGACAGGATGGCGGGCGAGAGCGTGAATTCCGCCTGCACCTCGATGCGATGCGGAACCAGCAGTGTGGTGTGGAAGACAATGTCGCGTATGGGAATCTTGAACTCGGGATCTTGAGGGGTACTCAGTTCGACGGCCTCGACGGAATTCGTGATGGCGCCGCTGTCCTGCGGACCATAGGTCGTCATGACCGCATCGATGATCTCCTTCACTTTTTCATTGGGCTCCACGCCTTCGATGCCTTTCAGCAAGAGCGGTATGGCTTCCTCTTTTGCCTGATCGGACAGGGTGAAATTTTCGACCCGCTCTTTCCGGCGCAGTGACATCAGGTCGTTGTCGAGATCCTTACTGAAGGCGCCGTATGCGAATCTGAAAAACTCGAAATGGAACCCCTTGAAGCCTTTCCCGAACGTCTGGAGTTCGCAGAGAAACCCTAACTGCTGCAACTTGACGTCACTCAGCAGTCCGTGCGGTTCGGCAAGATACAGCACATACAGCAGCAGCGCTCGATCCACCGTAATCTGATTCGGCTTTCTCATCGATGGTCTCCGTTTATCCTCGAATGATCGAACTATAGACAGCCTGCTGGAGCAGCGTCAAACCCATCCGCTCGCCATTTCCCCCTTGACCCACCGCCGGCTTTGGTCTTTAATGTCTCTCCTTACAGGAGGGTCGGCCGGACTCTATGCCCAAACATGTGAAAGAGATGGAAGCGCTGAAAGCGCACCTCGGCAAACACCAGCTGAAGTACACGCGCCAGCGCGAACTCATTCTTGACGCGTTCCTCCAGCAGGAACACATCACCGCCGAAGAGATGTATCACCAACTGGCGAAGAAAGACCCGCACCTGGGGCTCGCCACCATCTACCGGACGCTCAACCTGTTTTGCGAAGCCGGGCTGGCGCAAGCCCGGCATTTCGGCACGC
Coding sequences within:
- a CDS encoding type II toxin-antitoxin system RelE/ParE family toxin; the protein is MERVSYHRLARRELNEAAQYYESESSGLGEAFLDEVERCTHGAANFPEAAPLITKTIRRRLVPRFPYALLYSIKPDSVRVLAVMNLKRRPMYWVGRE
- a CDS encoding addiction module protein; the protein is MSIKELEAEALKLDPKARARLAGKLLESLENLSEEENARLWAEEAQRRDADMDAHPDSSASATDVFREARAKLK
- a CDS encoding addiction module protein — translated: MSSNVAEVKAMIRSLSFEDKTELLRVLIGELDGPTDTDVEQAWLREAQRRHREIAEGKVQLVPVQQVFDHLRARLKK
- a CDS encoding nuclear transport factor 2 family protein, whose translation is MLEQRIDEVTKANQAFYEAFGSLDIAKMDRIWAHQEYVTCIHPGWTLRSDWPEVRDSWVLIFNNTFSMQFELSEVMIQVAGDMAWVICVESITSQQSDEPQEAKVLATNLFERIGDEWLMIHHHGSAVMG
- a CDS encoding response regulator transcription factor gives rise to the protein MLPENNHRPAGGPIRVLVVDDHQVLLRALEDWLSGVPLVKVVGICGSAREALSVLPERRPELVLLDANMPDMGGIEAVEPIKQWNSSVRVVIMSFDEVHLAVARRMPLVDQAIDKHHLREEFPLLIQEIVRARPSS
- a CDS encoding response regulator transcription factor, coding for MTKVRVLLAEDHQLVRAGIHALLDKMGGVTVVAEVSDGQAAVKAVETHQPDLVLMDIAMPGLNGLEAAGRITKSWPKVKVVILSMHANEEYLRQALKAGVTGYLLKGADIQELELAIRTVGKGEPYLTPSVARYAIEAYQHEGGRPLNPLDRLSPRQREILQLIAEGHSTKEIAFRLSLSAKTVETHRSQLMERLDIHDVAGLVRFAIQVGLVHPSS
- a CDS encoding PAS domain S-box protein translates to MTTRTIHIAIALMLAGTFLLDYLTPLGYQVFLLYTVPIVLTLWLEQERSAYLVAGLATLTTYLGLVLSPPGIPVEVAFLNRSLSAVLFWVIAVLVIRSRTILVDRGTRQLAAIVDSSGDAIISQDLNGMVTSWNGAAERLFGYGAPERIGHPLSAIMASEQAAEEAEKSRQLLSGIAVSPYETAWPHRDGSVIALALSRSPIRDQFGSVVGLSTIAHDITARKAAEASLKESEGMLRAFFESAALMMGVVEVLDDDVRHLSSNRATARLFGTTPDRMNGRLCSQLGVPRKLARLWMTHYRLCITEQSPVRFEYEHDDARGGQGERRSLLATVSMIGQAADGAVRCSFVVDDVTEWRKAEDLLREAHAMLELRVAERTAELGDATVRARTLAQRLFDAQEAERRAVAQDLHDEIGQVLTALKLNLQQVQRDGPGTASSTELNESIEISDQLLVRVRSLALDLRPSLLDDLGLVPALRWYATKQAERAGWKLHLHLDEAPLILTGSRSIACFRVVQEAMTNIARHAKATSVSLSLAVASEQVRVVVQDDGCGFNVAAMRVRAHQGLSLGMLGMEERVSLVGGIMRVQSTIGQGTSLVFSVPLTEPQQEALSL
- a CDS encoding DMT family transporter; this translates as MKSSSIGAAYGALALAAVLWGGSIVAQKLALGSFSAVEASVLRDIGGLAILLTTWWWQEGALAKLSGGDIRTLFLLGLGVLGNHLLILMGLKYVSGAVAGVIIGSAPVVTALLSAVMIQDVPLRSVWAGGLLSCAGVALVSIAGFQAAGEHPVLGSLLVFLGVVSWALYSIGSRAVMDRISPLTVNWTTLLVATVLQIPLLWTDRKMLDAGAASVTVPDWLALGYLVVFATAVAQQAWLFGVQGIGPSRASILGNLTPVAAVALSALILYEPVGPVEFIGIALILAGVWAVDRSTKLPADSERTQE
- a CDS encoding class I SAM-dependent methyltransferase, whose protein sequence is MKTLVAPEIEAYAQAHSMLESDVARALREETQRTMEYAQMLVGPLEGAFLKMMAQLVGATRVLEIGMFTGYSALCFAEALPDDGRVITCEIDASSATLGRKHFANSPHGKKIEICLGPALETMRELSGPFDVIFIDADKVNYLNYYRRALDLLSPAGVILIDNVLWDGEVLKQPPPDEKTAAIQELNRTVAGDPRVTAVLVTIRDGVLVIRKKAAVS
- a CDS encoding carboxypeptidase M32, whose protein sequence is MKTVATLAPLTTKLLEITRINSAASVLSWDQETHMPAGGGEARAEQIAVLQGIAHDKLVSPDVERFLAATVDPTTGQAIDQPGDLWDEPSRSLLREIWRDFSRAKKLPSDFVVRLSRETSLAQQVWAEAKEQNNFRQFLPNLRTVLALKREEAEYLGYKTSPYDALLDVYEPGSTIATLRPLFAQMKARLVPLLKRVTQSPNQIDDSILRHSYDQARQLEFGRLVLIAMGYDFERGRLDLSAHPFTTSFHPTDVRVTTRVHEHELQSCLFSCIHEGGHGLYDQGLDQRYFGTPLGESVSLGIHESQSRMWENCVGRSRAFWQFFYPILQQTFHHQLRGIDLEHFYAAINCVKPSFIRVEADELTYNLHIMLRFEIEQDLIEGRTQPDDLPGIWDQKMQDYLGITPPTDAEGVLQDVHWSFGAFGYFPTYTLGNLYSVQFFEQAKLEIPYLDDEIAAGQLLVLRRWLEQKIHRWGRTFTPDHLAQRVTGKSINPEPFLTYLEKKYGELYKL
- a CDS encoding Fur family transcriptional regulator translates to MPKHVKEMEALKAHLGKHQLKYTRQRELILDAFLQQEHITAEEMYHQLAKKDPHLGLATIYRTLNLFCEAGLAQARHFGTQTQYDNISHKGHHDHLICTDCGKIVEFENCEIEKLQQEVATRNGFTISTHRLELYGLCGRCRH